The Alnus glutinosa chromosome 1, dhAlnGlut1.1, whole genome shotgun sequence region cttcacaaattcaCAGCCCCCcctttcatatattttctttttctttttcttccagatttttcttcttcttcctgcacCATTCTTCTTCACGGAATCACCCCCtcctctcatatattttcttttctttttcttcctgcatcatctttttttttctttaggtgtTCTACACCCGTggggatccccgcatacccgcggggatccctGCCCCTCAACCCCGCCCCATCCCCAGCAGCTCCCATagaacatgttttttttttttaattactgaATCTAATTCTTCTTGAATggcttctttccattttttattatcttcaTGTTCGTAACACTCCCTTCCCCTCATATGTTGGCCCTTATCCCAAAggccaaataaataaaaccacaACTTGAATTCATCCATGTTCTCTAACGTTGTTTGGTTCCAAGATTTATGGAATGCAGCTGCTAAGGACTAAGGAGTCTCGAAATTCTTCCAGATTTCTTCACTGTCCACATTCTGGTTTTTCGAGACCCTAATTTCCTTTCTATTAAGCGGCACACTTGTCTCCGTTTCAAGCAAAAATCCTTCTTGTCTTCAATAGATTCATGAGGATCGACGTCCAAAGTAATGATTGTTCATCAACGGACATCAATTTTGGAAAGACACAAGAAAAGACTCAAAACAATATGCCCCATTTAACGCATATAAACAGACAGACATCCAGGCAACTCACAAAGCATGCTGCAACAGGTTCTATTAAGCGTATAAAAGGATGGGACACAATAAACAGAATCTATTATAATCaatacaataaataaacaaacaaacatgagAGAGGGTCAAACAAAAGGGATCGAGCACCTGTCAGCTTGTCCAGAGTAGATTGCCCCTATGTTTTCCCGACGTTAAACAAGGTCATGAGATACAAAAATGTCAGGAAGCCATCCATGTCATTACACATCACACCAAAATCTCGAATGCCCATCATTTCTAACTCTTCTTTCTCATCTCAATCCGTAAAAAGAAACAATGATTGAGGCTCATTATGCTCAAGAATGAAGCCATCTGAGGACCGAACATGCAAACTACTCTCTTGCTCAGCTTGCATAAAACTTCAAATAACAATATCAGGGTTTAGTTGATTAGGTAAAAGAAAGCAGCCTTGCAACTAAAACCACAGCATATGCATCTCTGAGTTGCCATCTGTCAACTACACGTTCTCTGCAGCAGCAAATGGGCACTTCCCCAATGTGTTCCACAAAATATAATCTCCAGAAGTAACCTATTTACAACCAAataaatgagagaaaaagaCGGAAGATCTACAGGAATACAATTAATTGTTAAACCACGTCTTTGCAATTGGCATAAGCAACAAGACGCATGGGAAAAAAGCACTCCAATGCCTCAGATatctctattatttttttggatgaattcaGATATCGCTTTTGCTGTATTATGTACAAGTTGAACAATAAAAGTCAATAGATGATGGGGGGAAGGGGGAAATGAAGCTGAAATACAAAACCATACGAGTAAAAACACCATAAATCACAGTGAACCACTAACATCACCtatgaataaatatttatgCGAACAGCTATTGATGCAACCAAAGTTCACAAGCGACTTCTAGatgcaaaaacaaaaatagtttgTCTGGTTCATTCAGGTCTTAGGAACTTTTCTACTTATATGCCAAGTAGATTGGAGATCAAGTCTTCTGAATATATTATTCATATTTGTATGCATGTGTTTTAGCAAGTGCTTCAAggagattttaattttattgaaaaacaaattgTACGATTTTGgatgtttctttcttttatttccctTCAGACTTTGAGCCCCATAGCTCATTATCTCGAGCCAACCTTGCTGAAAATCATTGAAAATAAGATCTGCCACTTTTGGCCACAAACCAAGTTAATTCAGTTCCACCAACACTTGAAGTTGCTAAATCTTCTATCCAAACTACATCCTAATTTTCTTTGTACCAATGTAATAGGAAATTGAGGGAATCTTTATGATTAAATTTGACAGCTGTAACCATGTGAAAATCTCCAGCAAGCTTAcctaaaccaaaataaaaaataaaataaaaaattcctatCAAGGTTTAAGAGAGGAAGTCCGAAGAAAGACCTACCTGAGTAGAAAATTCAATGGGAGCTTTAACAGCTGGATAGATGCTTACCTGCATACAGCACAAACAATTACAAGAAAGCACGCAGAAAAACCAATTCTATATAGTTTCAACGAGCAATAGCAAAACGTAAGGGTGCCTAATAAGCtaattatagaatttattaGTTATGCATACATTCACaacagaggaaaaaagaaagatgattTGGAGTTTAAGGTTTTAAGAAAGGTGGAGGAATGAGTTGAGTTTAGAAATCAAAATGGAAACCATGTAGAAAGCTAAGATAATGACACATTTTTGAATATAGAAGTTCATAAGTAGCATGGAGGGAAGAAGTGGAATCAAGTGCAGTTGAGACTTCTAGGTGGCAATTTGGGTTCATGGTTTGATTCGTGTCGTGTTGACTTCTTTAGGTATACAACTATATGGGTGACATGACACGACCCGCataacccgtttaataaaaCAGATCGTGGGGCAAGTTGATCAAGCGGAAAGGCTAGCCGACATTTTAGGATGTGGGTTTGCCACTTTGCCGGTTAAGTATCtcggtcttcctttgggggcttcctataaatccactcatatttgggacggggttgttgagaagattgagcatcgtttggctagttggaaaaggatgTATCTCTCTAAGGGTGGTAAAGTTACCATTATTAAGAGCACCCTTGCCAATGTGCCTACTTACTTTTTGTCTCTGTTCCATCTCCCGAGTAGTGTTGCTGCTCGCTTAGAGAAGCTACaacgggattttctttgggATGGATTGGGTGAAGAATCTAAATTTCACTTGGTGAGGTGGTCGAAAGTTTGTTCCCCAATTTCAGATGGGGGGTTGGGTATTCGGAATTTTTTGTTGTTCAACCATgctttgttaggtaaatggttgtggaggtatgaaatagagaaagaagcttggtggagagttgcggtggatgccaaatatggtagtttgtggggtggatGGTGCTCCCGCGAGCCTATAGGTGCTCATGGGGTGAGgctgtggaagaatattaggaaaagGTGGGGGATCTTCTCTGGTTTCTCTAGATTGGAAGTGGGGAATggggttaggacaaaattttggcatgatctttggtgCGAGAATAGGGTGTTGAAGGAAGAttttcctgttctttttggtattgctcggtTGAAGGATGCTTCCGTTGCGGATAATATGCAGGTGCTAGGCGGCTCGAcccagtggaatgtgagctttgttagagaggcgcatgactGGGAAGTGGGTGTTTTTGCCTCCTTCTTCCATGTGTTACATTTAGCCAtggtgagtagagatcgtgcTAATAGGCTTAGGTGGATCCCTTCCAAGAAAGGGGTGTTCAAGGTTAAGTCCTATTTCAGCTCATTGGCCGGCTGTGAGGGTAGtcgtttcccttggaagagcgtgtggcggactcaggctccttcgaggGCGGCATTCTTTGCGTGGTCGGCAGCCCTTGAAAAGATTCTTACagtggacaatcttaggaagcgAAAGATCATCATTGGGGATATATGCTATTTGTGCAAAAGAGGCGGGGAAACTGTGGACCacattcttcttcattgtgatgtggcttctactttgtggaatcatgtcttttctcggtttggtatgtcttgggttatgcctaggagagttgtcgatttgtttgcatgttggtggaaggcgggtaggtcaaggagtgttgcagtttggaagatggtgcctatttgcattctttgatgtgtttggaaggagagaaatcttaggtgttttgaagacttggagaattccatgTAGAATTTTGTTGCCTCATTTTTTCAtatgttgtatctttggacagagGCCTTTTTGTCTCCCGTGTCTattagcttttctgattttcttgttcgtttttctttgctttcttaggcgtttccttgtgtatactttcagtgtacttagaggggcgccctacgctttttataaaatttcatttacttatcaaaaaataaataaaacagatCATGTTGGATTGACCCGAATACAACCCATCTCGACTTGTTTAACATAAATGGGTTAAATTGACACAAATACTTGGTATGACCTAATTACACAATTTCATTTCTTATAAGCATAAATCATATCAATTATACACAATCACAACTAGAATCATGACAATCAAGTTAATAATCAATATCAAATTATCCATAACCGTGATTAATAAACATACCCCAATTTCTAGGGCAATATccaatcaaaataatattaccaACCAATAAAATTCATCTACATAAACAAATACATAGCAATAAAGTAAATAAGATTACATTCCAACAAATAACATGATAAAACCTCCTCACTAAGCATcaacattaattattaataGAAAGGGAAGGAGATGGAgtttaaatgtaatttaaatatataCGGGTTATGAAGGTTAATTGCAgtttaagtgggttgacccaaaaTTTAACGTTTATTAATCGTGTCTAATTGAGTCGATCCATTTTAACCTGAATCTTATCACACTAAACCCTGACCCGCAAATTTTGTGTCGTATTCGCGTCAGGTTTGTGGGTTGTGTCAACAAATTGCTAGCCCTAGACTTCTTTTTTGAGTAAAATACTTTCATAATATTCATATATTAACAATTGAGGGGTCtcatttgataaaataaatattgccaTAGGCAAAGAATGACAAACTTTATAGAAGACAATCATATATTCAAGAGTAATGTTGTTTAGTATACTGCTATCTACCACACAACTGGGATAACGTGATAGTGAAAATCaacccttgatttttatttttattttataagggctgatttttactgtcacgtcatcaagttgtatgacaATTGTACAGCAATCtactaaatatcattactcTATAATCAATAGAAAAGCTTCATCATACTTCAAACCACACCTGAAATTAGAGAATAACAAATGATGAGTATGTACTGCACAAAAGCAaaccttttttttggggggccaGGGGAATCCAGGATGTTCTGATTTCTATCATATTATCACATGAAAAATACATAGCAAAGAACTTTTGGAAAACATAAATCAATCTAAAAAATCCAGGATGTTCTGATTTCTACTGTATTAGCACATGAAAGGTATATGATATAACAAAGTGCATTTGAAAAACAGAATTCGATCTCAAAATCCAGGATTTTCTCGTTTTTATGGTAACAGTACAGGCAAACTCTGAGTATATGATATAACAAACAGCTTCAagttattattgaaaaaagaaaaaagaaaaaaagaacatatgACAAGGAGAGGAGAAAAAGAGGAGCCACAAGCTTACTGATTTTGGATCGATTGACATCCCAGATAATGATGCCCCAACAATCTTGAAAGATACCTGTTACAATGCATTAGTAAATGCCTGTTCTGGATTAAGCCAAATCTTCAGTGTATCAGAGGAAGAACTAAGCTCACTGCAAAGTATGGATCTATACCATCAATCTAATTATATGCTTCACCAATTTTAGCAGGCATTATTTTTCCAGATGCAAACGATGAACTAGACAAAAGCAGCAGACTACAATAGGATAACAAACAATGGAAAGAAGAAGTAAGCACAGGTCcaattgcatgttttttttttttttacagatcCTGCAAAAGCAGCAGCTAAATGAGAGCTACTCTCATTTAATATATTCGTGTTTAGGGGCATGACATTACAACTCATTAGCGAACATGATATCACTGATGATGTATCACACtgttaaaagaattaaaaaaaaaagtttccggGCAACGATTTTTGACAGTAAAAAGATGATTTATCACACCAGTGAGGTTACATAGAGaggatcaaataaaaaataaaaaagaagtcatTATTAACGTAAACACTAAAATGGAAGAGCCCAACAACTCCCACTTATGGACAATTTGAACATGAACCAAATTTCCAAATGCTTAGACAGCATATAATAATGCATATGTCACCAGAGAACCCGAAAGGATGGcaaaatcaaatctcaaaatttttatCTGGTTATGCTGAACTTCTACatgttttccttcttttcttctttaaatgTGTTTATGAAAGTAGAAAAAAGAGTGATAATTCAAAGACTGTAACATACCAGAAGTTAATAAAATGAGGCAATGACAACCTGAGaaaatattctcttaaaaaaaaaaaaataacgagTAACAAACAGGAAAATATTCTTCTGGAAAGCGCAGGCTTTTTGAGTTCCCAGCTATATAAGGGAGAGTTGAAAATGATGGTAACAgcaatatatttaacatatgGACTGAATGAATATTTGTGATTTGCTTAAACTCATTAAAGAATGACAATGGAATGCTTAGGCATAAAGGTAACCTCACATGATCACATTTCTAAACAGAGGAAAAGCAAATGGTCGATAAGTTCATAAATGATTTAGAATACATTCAAGATCTCCAACTAAAATCTGGAATagatacacaaaaaaaaaaaaaaaaaaaaaaaaaaaaaaaaagaaaaagaaaaaggcacaTACTTTAGCATAACTGTATGCCTGCCAGCAAAATGGCTCCTCTAGATCAACTGGAGGAAGATCCTTGCTCATTTTCTCCATTAAGAATTCCTCTACGTTTACCATATTATTAGAATGCTCTGTCTCAACATCACTATCTTCATCTGCTATGGTTCCAAAAACTGACCTAGAGGAAGGCAATCTTTGGGTTTGCCATGGCGCAAAATTAACTGTTCCAGGGAAAGTTGTCTCGATACTTTTTCCAGAAAGGCCACGTCCCCCAGCTATAATTTTCCATTCCACAGAGTGCTCTGTAGTTGAAACTGTTCCAATTGAAGGAGTCCCATCAAAGGATACAACCCTTCTCCTAGGAAAGGGCATAGTCACAGTACAGAACTCCATTGTCAGAGGAGCCTTATAACCTTCCATCAAGCACAACTTGAATAAAAATGCACCTTTATCCTCAGAGACCATTGACAATTGGTAAAATCCCTTAATGGGAGGTCCAAGGCTACAACTAGCCTGATAAcgcattaaaacaaaattacctAATGGTGGTGAAAACATCACAGCCTGCTTATCAAAACATTGTTCGGGAACTTGAGCACAAGGATGAAATGATAAGACCTCAACATGAGCTGTGTTCAACCCTGTTAAGGGGAATGAGATGTCAGGCAATCCTTCTAATTCTGCTCGACAGTTTATTTGACCAGAAACTGATAAAATATCTGGAATCTCATCTCGATCATACATAGCAGCATGAACAGTCTCTTGAATTGTGAACAGCATTCTCTGCTTTCCTTTGTAAAGGTACGGCTTCCACGCTGGTTGCTTGAGATCAGCAGGAGGCAGATCCGATGAAGAAAAACCATTAACCTTGATAGCAAAAATATTGGAATGGCTAAGGTCCAAAGGTGTACCTATTAAAAGATAAAGAAGGCCATGAAAATTAACCAGAATTAGGTAAACACAAGTTGACaccaaaaattataattaagaaaTATGAGATGAGAAATACCATAATAAAGAGTACCAACCAAAGGGCATTGAACTACTAATGAAAGTTCGAAGTGCATCTTTATCCAAAGGCCTTGAACCAATCTTCGGAGCGTCTGCTGCAACAGGTCCTGTTACAGCAGTGTTTGAAGGGATGGAAGATGCAACTGGTGCAGCTATGGGTTTTGCCCTTGAGGAGATGCCTGATATACCTATACTGCCAGTTAGTGAATCCAACAAACCTCCTACAGAGGGAGACGCACCAACGACCACCTCAGGTTCTACTACATCGGCAGCAACTATGTCACCAATAGCATGTGCGACCATGAAAGCCCTGTAAAATTGGTAACAAGAAACTGCTTACATATACCATTTGATGTGGACAACATGGAAGGTTAGCTGCCTTTTTGCTCTTCAACAAGGTTCATCTTTAGTGAAAGGCAGTAACAGCGAACCCAGAAATGCAGTTCAACAGTCCAAGGAAAGCAATACACCCATTCAAGGAGATTTTAAGaattacaaacaaataaaacaagaagTCAGGCCCATATTAATGACAAGAAACATCAAGCGAGTCCATTAATATCTAGGTAACTTGAATGAGAAAATATAGATCATCCTGGAgaagaacaaacaaacaaacaaccaaaGAAAAATGAACAGTTCTCAAATGAATCTGAACCTGTACCTGAGAACTGTGTATAAAAAGTGCAGGATATGCTGGATATTACCCACAAGAATTATGTAATGTAACCAAACCATTACAATTCAATCACCAAAACCTAAACCTTGTCAACTTAAATATGCCAAAAGAACACGTTGAGAAAAATCGGTAACTGCTAGGTACATCATAACGAGATTCCCTTTGTCATGACTCCTAtgtacaaagtttttttttttttggttagtacAAATTTATGATTAAGGAACTCTGTCCTAGTCCCGTTGACCTCAAGACCTTGATTAATTACAGTACTTCGACCATTATAAATCTGTCATAGCTCTAACGGATAAGAAAGGCATCAATCTTAAGACAGATTTTACATCTTTTGGGGGTAAAGTAACCAATGAACATACTGGCAGAAGTACACTACAAAATGACACTTAAGAGTAAAACTCAAAAACATTCTTTacaaaatgaaatttattttgaaagaaGGGGCTGCATTGATATTGAAACCAGAAGAGAGTTCCTCAAAGAGAGGAGCTACAGGCAAAATCAACAGAAACTGTGATAGATAAAAACAAAGCATAGAGCAAAATAGTGCCAAAATTGTTTTCTAACAGAAAAGCTCTGCTTGTGCAGATTTAGCAATCCATGCAAAAGAAACATCCAACCATTCTAGATATATCAACTGCTCCCATAATAAGCCCAAAAAGTTCAAGGGCTTTCCCAACCATCTTAAACCCAAGAAATGATATTAAACCTATCTCCTTTGACAATTAAAACATGTAAGATGAGGTTGGGTGCTTGCTTTACCAATAGTCAGTGCTTTCAACTCCATTTCAAACAGAATCTTTATTATATTCGGGGAATTAGGACATGATGTTGCCTTTGTATTTTTAAGGTTTCAATGATGCCTAGTTGACCTAGGTAGGGCAGAGATCATTTATGTCCTTCATGACATCTTGCAGATTAGTTTCAGAGAAAATTACCCAAAGTAAATTCAGAATAATTTCGAAGCTGGGGAGAATTAGCAAAACATGTATGATGAACTCCAAAAAGGGGGGTCGGGGGGAGACTGAAAAAGTTGCCACATATTTTCTTATAGAATAATATACTTCCTGAACAACATTGAAAGTAACTTACCATACCCTGTGATGGACGGAAGATTGAGCAAGAGGGAAGATAAACTGTCATCCCCACCGACGGCATTTCCACAATCAGATCTTTTACATAACCTTGCATATTCCTTCAGATGCCTTGGCTCAACTAAAGGCAACACAAGAATGCAATAATTACCCTTTATGTGCAATATTAAAGGCCACAGCAGATTATTATCTCCTTCCTCTTCTTTGTTTACGTAGACTCCCATAATGTGACGTGTAATTGGATCATCAACCCAAGAATCTGATCCTTCAGATGACTGAGTAACACGTATGCCAAACCCACGTGCAGATCCCTCCCTACACAGAAACAGAAAACTTAGTAAGAATGAGCAGGAAGACAAAAAGGTATTATGAAAGAACTTCAATAAGGTTAATGAACCCCAAAGAATCATAAATGCAGAAAGACAGCTATGAAAGACAATGAACAATTATGACAACTTTTATGTTCTCAACCCATAGTTTCATCAAATCAATACAATTGTCTGAGttcattatttttcaaacaattAGTTAAGGCAATAAAAGTTGAAGCATTATTGTTCAAACATTCACTTCAGGCAATAAAAGTTGAAAAGCGACATCAAAAGATTGGCAAGCAATCTACAACTTAATTACCAAGCTGTCTAAAACTAGTAAACTATTAAGTTACTATTCTTGATATCAATCGTGCAACCCAAGACTAAATGAAACAAAATCTAATTGTTTTATAAACTAACCTTTGCTTTCTCTCCACAAATGCAGCCGCCAATTCTGAGTCCGTAGGGAGAACTGAATACACAGTATAACTAAAGCTATCCTCACTAGCATTCTCATCCTCGCTCTTACAAGCTTCCCGCCACCGCTTCTCTACGACCGAGAACCTCCTAACATCCCAAAGAACaaccaaattaaaaataaaataaaataaaataaattgaatttcttAGAGCCCAGCCCCGTTTGGATGCcctagaaaattttcaattttgggaCTTGAACACAAAGttttgctttcattttcttctagATTACCAAGAAAAAGCTTTTTAAGGTGGAAGAACTCAGATTTCTTCACGAATTACAGAGCGGAATTTGCAGATTCAAACATCGGTTAGAAATGagcaaaaagaaaaccctaaCGTGCACGGAAATGTGAGATCGACGAGGCGAGAAGAAGAGCCTCCTCGATATTTGCATAAAAGACGCCGTATCAAGTAGGTGAGAAAGATTACTGGAAGAGAAGGACGAATTTCATAATGCAAATTTTAAATTCGATGAAAAATCAGAGGTAAAACAGcgtgagataa contains the following coding sequences:
- the LOC133881721 gene encoding AP-5 complex subunit mu, giving the protein MPGGCSIRAIWILNRLDAVVFSRRFSVVEKRWREACKSEDENASEDSFSYTVYSVLPTDSELAAAFVERKQREGSARGFGIRVTQSSEGSDSWVDDPITRHIMGVYVNKEEEGDNNLLWPLILHIKGNYCILVLPLVEPRHLKEYARLCKRSDCGNAVGGDDSLSSLLLNLPSITGAFMVAHAIGDIVAADVVEPEVVVGASPSVGGLLDSLTGSIGISGISSRAKPIAAPVASSIPSNTAVTGPVAADAPKIGSRPLDKDALRTFISSSMPFGTPLDLSHSNIFAIKVNGFSSSDLPPADLKQPAWKPYLYKGKQRMLFTIQETVHAAMYDRDEIPDILSVSGQINCRAELEGLPDISFPLTGLNTAHVEVLSFHPCAQVPEQCFDKQAVMFSPPLGNFVLMRYQASCSLGPPIKGFYQLSMVSEDKGAFLFKLCLMEGYKAPLTMEFCTVTMPFPRRRVVSFDGTPSIGTVSTTEHSVEWKIIAGGRGLSGKSIETTFPGTVNFAPWQTQRLPSSRSVFGTIADEDSDVETEHSNNMVNVEEFLMEKMSKDLPPVDLEEPFCWQAYSYAKVSFKIVGASLSGMSIDPKSVSIYPAVKAPIEFSTQVTSGDYILWNTLGKCPFAAAENV